In one window of Camelus bactrianus isolate YW-2024 breed Bactrian camel chromosome 13, ASM4877302v1, whole genome shotgun sequence DNA:
- the PUSL1 gene encoding tRNA pseudouridine synthase-like 1 produces the protein MGVGLAAGSVRVRYLVYFQYLGTDFNGVAAVRGAQHAVGVQNYLEEAAERLNSVVPVKFTISSRTDAGVHALSNAAHLDIERRSGQPPFTPEELTEALNTHLRHPAIRVLQAFRVPSDFHARYAATSRTYLYRLATGCPRPDQLSVFERNRCWALQADCLDVAAMQEAAQHLLGTHDFSAFQSAGSPAASSVRTLRQASVSPDPASPFVLPQESRKLQFWSLEFESQSFLYRQVRRMTAVLVAVGLGALTPAQVKAILESRDPLGRHQTRVAPAHGLFLKSVLYPDLGSAPMQPHAPSESTAQKS, from the exons ATGGGCGTCGGCCTGGCCGCGGGCTCGGTGCGCGTACGCTACCTCGTGTACTTCCAGTACTTGGGCACAGACTTTAA CGGAGTAGCGGCCGTCAGGGGTGCCCAGCACGCCGTCGGGGTCCAGAACTACCTGGAG GAGGCCGCAGAGCGGCTGAACTCGGTCGTGCCGGTCAAGTTCACCATCTCCAGCCGTACGGATGCTGGAGTCCACGCCCTGAGCAACGCGGCGCACTTGGATATCGAGCGCCGCTCAGGCCAGCCACCCTTCACCCCTGAGGAGCTGACGGAGGCCCTCAACACCCACCTGAGGCACCCGGCCATCCG GGTACTGCAGGCTTTCCGTGTGCCCAGTGACTTCCATGCCCGCTACGCAGCCACGTCCAGGACCTATCTGTACCGCCTGGCTACTGGCTGCCCCAGGCCTGACCAGCTGTCTGTGTTTGAACGAAACCGGTGCTGGGCACTGCAGGCAGA CTGCTTGGATGTGGCTGCCATGCAGGAGGCCGCCCAGCACCTCCTGGGTACACATGACTTCAGTGCCTTCCAGTCGGCGGGCAGCCCGGCTGCTAGCTCAGTGCGCACACTGCGTCAAGCCTCAGTGTCTCCCGATCCAGCCAGCCCCTTTGTCCTCCCCCAAGAGAGCAG gaagctacagttctggagcctggagttTGAGAGCCAGTCTTTCCTGTACAGACAG GTGCGGAGGATGACAGCTGTGCTggtggctgtggggctgggggctttGACACCTGCTCAAGTGAAGGCAATTCTGGAGAGCCGGGACCCCCTGGGCAGACACCAGACCCGTGTGGCCCCAGCCCATGGCTTATTCCTGAAGTCAGTGCTCTACCCGGATCTTG GGTCTGCCCCCATGCAGCCTCACGCGCCCTCCGAGTCCACGGCACAGAAGTCCTGA